The genome window caggatgtctctgtacattgccgcattcatatttccctctatcctgactagtctctcagtgggttttcatccaggatgtctctgtacattgccgcattcatatttccctctatcctgactagtctctcagtgggttttcatccaggatgtctctgtacattgccgcattcatatttccctctatcctgactagtactCAAGTTGTAGCCGCTGACAACCACCCCCACAGCATGATACTtcacgttggttttcatccaggatgtctctatacATCGCcacattcatatttccctctatcctgactagtctctcagttggttttcatccaggatgtctctgtacattgccgcattcatatttccctctatcctgactagtctctcagttggttttcatccaggatgtctctgtacattgccactttcatatttccctctatcctgactagtctctcagttggttttcatccaggatgtctctgtacattgccgcgttcatatttccctctatcctgactagtactCAAGTTCTAGCCGCTGACAAccacccccacagcatgatgcttcacgttggttttcatccaggatgtctctgtacagtgccgcattcatatttccctctatcctgactagtactCAAGTTCTAGCCGCTGACAAccacccccacagcatgatgcttcacgttggttttcatccagcatgtctctgtacattgccgcattcatatttccctctatcctgactagtctctcagttggttttcatccaggatgtctctgtacattgccgcattcatatttccctctatcctgactagtctctcagttggttttcatccaggatgtctctgtacattgccgcattcatatttccctctatcctgactagtctctcagtgggttttcatccaggatgtctctgtacattgccacattcatatttccctctatcctgactagtactCAAGTTCTAGCCGCTGACAAccacccccacagcatgatgcttcacgttggttttcatccaggatgtctctgtacattgccgcattcatatttccctctatcctgactagtctctcagctggttttcatccaggatgtctctgtacattgccgctttcatatttccctctatcctgactagtctctcagttggttttcatccaggatgtctctgtacattgccactttcatatttccctctatcctgactagtctctcagttggttttcatccaggatgtctctgtacattgccgcattcatatttccctctatcctgactagtccccCAGTTCTAGCCGCTGACAACCACCCccccagcatgatgctgccaccaccgtgcagcactgtagggatggtattgacctggtttcttcaatctttgtctcatcagaccagaggatttagtttctcatggtctgagagtctttcaggtgcattttgggatttttttaaaactaagaaatggcttccgtctggcctgattggtggattgtccttctggaaggttctcctctctccacagaggactgCTGTAGCTCTGACGGAGTGGCCATCAGGTCAGAGACATCCttacggggtattgtgtgtagaattttgaggacaaaaatgaatgtattccattttggaaaacaaaatgtggaaaaagtgaagcgccgtTAATATTTTCCAGGACACACTGGACTGCCTTCCTTACCCCAATCCAATGGCGAGTATGTGCGAGATGATTAAGGACGGCAGGAAGAGCTGCAGGAAGTCGGCAGAGAGCACGCCGCCCCTCTTCATGGCGCCCGTGTTGCGGATGCTCAGGGGGGTGGAGCGCTTGGGGTGCTTGAGCAGGAACTCCCTGCAGAGGAGCGCATCAAACTTTCATGGCCGTCAGCCCTGGAATGTCACCTCACACAATGTGCCACTCTATTTCCTCATGTAGTGTTTACATTCAGTAGGAGCATACCAGTTTCATGATACATCACCTGGGCTCTGACCCGTAAAGATAACTAGGAGTCATGTTGTTTATTTAAGGGGTTAACACATATTGAGCTATGGCGTCAATTAGACACTAATTGAGGAAATATTatttgtttcagtcactatgttatttagtcactacagtaattgtgttcacatccacaggaacaacatgggttagcctactctatacagtatttacaaccttactagtgttctcctcacagccacagatgcttcatctagttattgacattatttacacattaatttGTCAGTTTTAGTCACTAGAGTAATTACAAcatgtgttgacatccacaggaacaacatgggttagcctactctatacagtatttacaaccctactagtgttcacttcacagccacagatggttcatctagttattgacgttatttacacatgactttgtctgttttagtatttagtcactacagtaattgtgttgacatccacaggaaccacatgggttagtctactctatacagtatttacaaccttactagtgttcacctcacagccacagatggttcatctagttattgacattatttacacattactatgtttcagtcactatgtaaTTTAgaaactacagtaattgtgttcgcatccacaggaaccacatgggttagcctactctatacagtatttacaaccttactagtgttcacctcacatccacagatggttcatctagttattgacattatttactcattactttgtctgtttcagtcactatgtaatttagtcactacagtaattgtgtttacatccacaggaaccacatgggttagcctactctatacagtatttacaaccttactagtgttcacctcacagccacagatgcttcatctagttattgacattatttacacatgactttgtctgtttcagtcactatgttatttagtcactacagtaatgtgtttgcatccacaggaaccacatgggttagcctactctatacagtatttacaaccttactagtgttcacttcacagccacagatgcttcatctagttattgacattatttacacatgactttgtctgtttcagtcactatgttatttagtcactacagtaatgtgtttgcatccacaggaaccacatgggttagtctactctatacagtatttacaaccttactagtgttcacctcacagccacagatgcttcatctagttattgacgttatttacacattactttgtctgttttagTCACTATGtaatttagtcactacagtaattgtgtttacatccacaggaaccacatgggttagcctactctatacagtatttacaaccttactagtgttcacctcacagccacagatggttcatctagttattgacattatttacacattaatttGTCTGTTTTAGTCACTAGAGTAATTACAAcatgtgttgacatccacaggaacaacatgggttagcctactctatacagtatttacaaccctactagtgttcacttcacagccacagatggttcatctagttattgacgttatttacacattactttgtctgttttagtatttagtcactacagtaattgtgttgacatccacaggaaccacatgggttagtctactctatacagtatttacaaccttactagtgttcacctcACAGCCACATAtgcttcatctagttattgacgttatttacacattactttgtctgttttagTCACTATGtaatttagtcactacagtaattgtgtttacatccacaggaaccacatgggttagcctactctatacagtatttacaaccttactagtgttcacttcacagccacagatggttcatctagttattgacgttatttacacattactttgtctgttttagTCACTATGTAATTCAGTCACCACAGtaattgtgttgacatccacaggaaccacatgggttagtctactctatacagtatttacaaccttactagtgttcacctcacagccacagatggttcatctagttattgacattatttacacatgactttgtctgtttcagtcactatgttattcagTCACCACAGtaattgtgttgacatccacaggaaccacatgggttagtctactctatacagtatttacaaccttactagtgttcacctcACAGCCACAGATGCTTCATTTACTTATTGACGTTATTTACACGTTATTTTGTTTCAgttactatgttatttagtcactacagtaattataacTTGTGtttgcatccacaggaaccacatgggttagcctactctatacagtatttacaacctaacTAGTGTTCACCTCACAGCCACAGAtgcttcatctagttattgacattatttacacagtaCTATGTCTGTTTTAGTCACTATGCGTACTTTGGTGGATTATTCTCAGGTCTGCTGGACCAGTCCCAGATCCAGTCTGCGTTTTTGTTCATCATCAACTCCACTTCCTGCCTCCTCTCTTGGAGGTCCTCGTCCGACTAAAAATAGCACACAAATGGCGGATTATGCGAGGGTCACGGGTGATGTTTCAAATTCAAGTACCTGCAGGCTACTTCCACCAGAGCCTCTCCACACGAGCAGCGGGGTGTGTCCCCTGAGTGGACTGTTGGCACAGTGTGACATGTGACTAAATGTACTTTACACAAACTGACTTCCCGCTCCTCGGACCTGTTGCACTGTGAGCTTCCGCCCGAGCTGTTCCGGCCTGACTCGTGTTGGGCGTCCAGCAGCATGTTCTCCATGTCGTCCTCCTGGGCGGAGGTGGGCGTGGCCAGCTCCTGGCCGCCGTGGGAGGCCGCGCCGCTGAAGTGTAACTCCACCCAGGAGCCTTGGCGGGGAACAACAACAGCACATGCTACTTAAACTAGGCTAAggcagggggtgtccaaagtgcggtctgGGGcacgtttttttttcattctacGGACAAGATAAACAGATCACACAAAAACAAATGGAGCCTGCTCAAATCCCCCCAAAATTGAGACCATGAATGGCCTCAAAAAGGTTTTGATAATATtagtgaataataacaataagaagACACCAATTGATTTTGTTACAATgtgattgtgaatgttgtctgtctatctgtgttggcgacttgtccagggtgtaccccgccttccgcccatgtgcagctgagataggctccagcaccccccgtcaccccgaaagggacaagcagtagaaaaatggatggatggacatacaaCTAGGTTCTGGCCATTGAAAGGATATCAATGTATATTGCGATAGACTagggttgtccagataccaatattttggtaccggtacccaaatgtatttcgatacttgtcGAAATAAAGGGGTCCC of Entelurus aequoreus isolate RoL-2023_Sb linkage group LG09, RoL_Eaeq_v1.1, whole genome shotgun sequence contains these proteins:
- the bnip4 gene encoding BCL2 interacting protein 4 is translated as MALPKDASSEDNLQGSWVELHFSGAASHGGQELATPTSAQEDDMENMLLDAQHESGRNSSGGSSQCNSPLRGHTPLLVWRGSGGSSLQSDEDLQERRQEVELMMNKNADWIWDWSSRPENNPPKEFLLKHPKRSTPLSIRNTGAMKRGGVLSADFLQLFLPSLIISHILAIGLGIYIGKRLTSHSTF